AGCAAGAATTTAAGAATCAATAGAACTCACACGACACGAACTATTTTTGTAGATGAAACTAACACAACCTAAAATGCATCAGATAATCAATCCTCAATTAAAAAATGAACAACATTAACAAAGCTTGTTACCGATAGCTGAAGCATTACATCTAAGAGATATGTCATTTTACTTATTCATAACTGTACTTAACTACACTTCATTTTAATGTCACAGTTAATCTAGAAAAAACTTTAACATGCAAAATTGAGCAAATTAGCAAAGACACATCACAAGCACGTAAAGGAAATGCAGTAAGAAATTTATACATGAAATTAATACAAACTAAAATCAGTTTCAAATTTAACACCATAAGAATAGGAAAATGCCAAGTAAAAAAAGcaaatgaaaattaaaaaaacaaaaacttaCCGATCGGAGAGGAAAGTTCGAGAAGAAGGTAATTTTGAAGAGTTGGATCAGAGTCGTAGGAGAATTGTGGACAAAAACGAAGAGACTAGGGTTCGGATATTTCAAGTGTGTGAGTTAAGCATTAGTGAGTGGAGATATAAGTAAGATAATGGTTTCAGTAAATATGTATGAAGAAAAACCAATGGGTAAAAAAAAAGCGGTTTTGAAGCTCTCTAATTGTAGTAGTACAGTACATATACAGTTTGAGAGATGAATAATGGGGTGTGGACTATGGAGCCAAAACTTTTGAGGAAAATCCAAAACTACTGTTGACACGGAGCAGCGCCAcgcccttctttttttttttaagggcaaATAGCGGTTTTTGATACTTGTGTTATTTAACTGAGAACATTATACCTCCAATTAATTTAAATGTGTGTTTTTACTCCTTTAAGCTAGCATATGTTAAATATTTAACAAAATTAGTGTGAAATAAGACTAGTCTTTTCATTTCTGCTGCTATCTATTGTCTTGTACTTAGATTATCTTTTTTAATTGTGGTAgccactgttttttttttttcagactaCTTTATCATGCCTTTTTCATGttcgttactttcattttcatactgctttgaattATTTGTTCTAATCTGACTTTTTTTACCATGCTTTCTCTTGAGTCTAAGTCTTTCGGAAATTGTCTCCCTACATTCCAAGGTAAGaataagatctgcgtacactttatCCTCTCGAAACCCCACATtctgggatttcactgggtacgttgttgttgttgttgtagtagtggtgtttaaaataagaaaaataaagaagaaggACAAAAACATAAAGAAAGACACAAATTGATCTTTTTTCAGCGTTCCAGTCTCCACCATGGCTTTTGAGAAGCATAAacctagaagaagaaaaaaatgagGGTGGGGAAAGCTATGCTTGCGATGGGAGTTACTTAAGAAACCTTAATCTCGTGGCTTTTAAAGTTAGGCACATAAATAACACAACTTTTAAAGTCCATCAAAAATAACATATTTAGGAAAATATTATACCAAAAAGAACCCCCTAAATTAGGGACTCAATAATATATATTCATTCTTTGTTATCATTTATCTCCCTGCTTTAAGGGATAAACCCATCTCTATTATATTATTTATCTCTCTTCCagaaaatatatttcaaaacAACATATCCAAAAGATGATCATTATATGAAGTATAACTTCATATACAAATATTATTTGGAGCATACACAAAATTATAAGAGGTATAAAAATTTATCATACAAggtataataaaattatatgtggTATATGAAATGTATACAATGTATAACAAAATTATACGAGGAATATAAAATTTATGATACAAGGTATAAAATTTATCTTGCAAGGTATAATaaaatgtatataagatataaaaAGCAATTACAGAAGAATTCACATATTCATGATACATATTTTGTATAAGTTTATTTCTGATataaatttaatttcaaaatgTTACCTATATGATATTTATATAAGCAAAAGAACTACAATCATGTGTATTCTCAATATTTTGTGTATTTTTTAACTACAGTCGTGCTCATGTTTAAAATATTACTTATCATACATTTATACAATATAAATAAGATCAAATTTTGCTTTAATATATTTATTAATGCTTGAATACCTTTTATGTGAATTTAATAAGGATGAAAAAGTTATGGTATTGAAATTAATTAGATGTAACTGTTTTGGAATATGGCAGCAAAAATGTAGGAAAACGTGTGGTTCCTTATTCTTAGGGAGTTGCTTTACTATGAAACTCTTAATTAAACTGCTATGAAATGTTTACTGAATTTATATGTTAAAAAtatgtaaatatttttatattcttgtctacttatgttttttttcctAATATTTAACCTAATAGTAAATGTTTTCTACGTATAATAAAATAAAGTTGGAACAATAACAATCATCAGAATTGTGTGTCAGTGCCTTATTCTTTTACAATTAAGAAGTTTCACAGatgaacacaaaaaaaaaaaaaaaaaaaaaaatgtttacacTGCTCCAAGTTCATGTGCAACGTATTTTCTTCTTTTACAATTAACTTGGTAAATAAAGTATACTAGAGTCAAGACTAGGAAATTTTAGtcactttttgaagaaaaaaaatacgGTCACTTTTAGTATAATGCATTTTAGTTAGCAAAGGAAATACAAGAAAGAAATGTGTGTCTGTATCTCATTCATCTTATTCGCAGTATGTTATTTTTCGTTTGACCAAAAATATGTTATGGTAATGAAAATCCATTAATTAGAACAATCCAAATACAGAATGTCAACATTGACATGAAAACTACAAAGGGAACTTCTAAGTTTCACATCCTGCCATGTTTTAAGTACTTAAAGGAAACCATAGTTTTACAGAGCATCAAAGAATCTCAAATGGTCTTCGAATGTCTCCCCATGCCGGATTTTGGACACTGATCCATCTTCTTCCACCTACAAACAGTAGTATGCACAATCCAATTTCAGTTTTCAAAATTTGGTATCAATAGTACAATACTGAAGATGATCAATGCATGCCTTGGATGTGTAGATGTTGCTATGTTAAAAAGACTAGCAGATTTATAGTCGCATTCAACCTTCTTATCTTGTGATTAGCAATAATATCAACGAAATCCAGCCAATCACCAAACTGGTGTTCGACATTAGAAAAGAGCAGATTTCTCTTGCACAAAACGAAAAGTTGCACTGGATCTTTCCAAGCAACGTTTATTAATACAGAACATCTCTCATTTAAGGGACATTTTTCGGAGTCTTTAGGACAGCAAAAGGCGTGTAAGTTATAGATCTTGTCATTACATTACTTAGCCAGTAACCGTAAGGTTTTTCTGTACTCCAGAAATACTATTCATACGGCAGCTTGACTCTCAATCCTCGAGAATGAAAAATACCAACTCTTTACTTTGGGTACAGAATGTTGACAGGAATACGAAGTCTGTTTCCATCATGACTAGGCTTGAGGATAGATTAAGATATGTAAGCAACGCCACAAAGAAATATTAGGAGAAGAATTATTTTAATAAAAGGTTAAGAAAATATACCCAATACTCAGGTGGGCGCATCTTGAGATTGTAGGTTGATGCCATACTCATGCAGTATGCACCTGCATCGTGAACTACCAAACCAGTGCCCTGAATTCAAACGTCATAGTTAGCATGACTATATACTGTATTCAAGAAATCCTCAAGTGAGAAGGTAaacttgcccttttttttttcctttttttttgaaactgaggCTATGAGAGGTCAAAACAAATTACCCTAGAAGGGGCAGGAAGTTCACGGTCCTTTCCCAGGAAATCTGCCGACTCACATACAGGACCAACAATGTCAAATTTAGAAACAGTAGCTTCCGCCGGTGCAGGAGAAACAAGCTCTATGTGCTGCAATTAAAAAATCATTTACTGAGCAAGAGCACAGAGAAGATCATAAAATCCAAGAAAGCGTAAATCATATATAGAAGAGCAAGAGCACAGAGAAGAGCAAAACTAATATGAATAGCAACAAGAAGTCAAGAACAAAGCATAACATTTTTGGAGTAAGCCCATCACAAAAATTCTGCAGACACCTCCGGAAAGTGGTAAATCCCCCCAACCCACTCACCAAAGAATAGAACAACTTCAGAAAAGGTGGGGATGGGGATTTTTCTTAAATTGCATCAGCTGTTACAAAATGATCTGAAAGCATATAATTGACATCCACTAAATGAAATATAGATCCATTACACAAAATACAGTACAGTCATGAATACAGATCAAGGGAAAGGGGAATTGTATGAATATGCTAGCCGGTTTATTAGCTTAATGAGTGAGAGTCAATTATGAGAGCTGCAAGAAAAATATTTGGCAACCTCACCTGATAAGCATCATAAAGACTTGGACGTATAAGCTCTGCCATACTACCATCAATCACGATGAAGTTTTTGGTTCCATTGGTTTTAACTCCAGTAACTCTGTTAACCAAGCAGCATGTGTTTGCAATTAGTGATCTTCCAGGCTCAATAATGAGATTGAGGTTTCGAGAAAGGACCAATTCCCGCACCTGCAATACGCATGAAAGGAAGTGTCAACTAACCATAGGTGAGACCCACAGTTTGACCACTAACTTTAATTTTATTCAAAATTTGAAAACCAGTCTTGGGGAAATCACTCTACTAAAAATACCCAGGCACATGTCATATATCTTATATGAGGTAGAAACTTTACCGTATTAATAAGATCTCTAGGTGAAGGAAGGACAGCTCCAGAATGATAGTAATCGATCCCTAAACCACCTCCAATATTCAAGTAATCAATCTCAAATCCTTGGGATCGAATTTCGTCAATGTAGTTCACCATCAAGACAGCTGCATCTCGAAAAATGTCTACCTGGAAAAGACAACAAAGTTTTAGGTCAACAAAACATCTGGAGTAATGTCATCCACCATTGAGAAATTACATTTTCTATGAGAAAATATTAGTTTTTAGAAGATATATTACATGGAGTAGCATAATCAAATAGAGAGAAAGAACAGAACCATTAAAGGATCAGCAACATATGGTATTCAATGTGCAAGTTCGACTAAAGAGAAACGTAGCATAGGGCTCCACCAACATATTACTGGTTAAACATGTAAATCGTACTTCCACGAGAATTTGACTCGTATCTTTTAGTGCTGAGTAGATGCAACAAGGTAATGTCAGCCACCAAATAATGACACCCGATAAAGCATTAGAAGATAGGTCATGGTTCATATTTCCCATTGTTACTGCATCTAACTACAGATACTAAACAGCTAAGTCAATATACTATCCAAATAAAAAAGCGCAGACAAGGCAAAAAAGTGAATCCCGCAGAGTAGACCAATTCTTGTTATAGATAATTAAATGCAGACAATCCTAATATTACCTTGGTGATAGTTGACCCAAGATGACAATGAGCCCCAACAAGTTTCAATTCCTGAGGGTGTGCCTTGACAGCATCTAAAAACCATTGAAGCTTCTCATTTCTGATGCCAAATTTGGAGTTCTTATTTCCGGTGGCAACATAAGCATGAACCTAACACACACAAAAAAGTCAGTACAAAAACGATTACTAGCACAGTGATTCATCAGCCAGTATAAAAAATATTAGAGACTGTTTGGCAACTTCAAGATCCAGATTTAGTGGGAGCGCATTTGTAATGTAATTGTTATTTTCATTCTCTAGTTGTGGAAGACAACTTTATCTAATGCAGTAGCCTAATTATGTTAGTAATAAAACGTCTGCCAAATAGCTGAGGCACATCGTGGAAATTGTAGTGGAATAAGCAGACCTTAAAGCATTAAAATCACTTAAGGTTTCATATCATGGCACATGAATACCTGGGGATCCACATCTGGGTTAATCCTGAGTAGCACATTAACTTTCTTCCCAGCAATCCTTGCAGCTGCTACAATGTTATCCAAGTCAAATTCACTGTCGATGTTTATAAACACACCTTCTTGGGCAGCTAGCACTAGGTCCTCTAACAGCTTTCCATTCCCATTAAAAATACACCTACGCTAGACAAGTCGATGAGTCAGCTTAATACAATGTAACGGCGAGTAGCCAAATAAAAAGCAATCACATTAAAGTAAAATGTATCAAAGAAAAAAACACGTATAGAGAAAACAAAGAAGATAGATTTCAGTTTTTCTCAACTTCCTCTGCAAATCCTTACAAAGTGCTATAAGTACATTAGAACGTCCTACCTAAATAGAAGTAATCGAAGTCCTGTTATGTGAGAGGTGATATATCTGAAGAAAGTGTACTTAGCTAACTTAGTACGAAATAACCTCTAATACAATAAAAGAAGtcttattaaaataaaaataaaaacaccaGGAAGTGCTTGAGTCCAACGTTTGATATGAACCCTAAAGGAGAACAACAAATTTGAGAAGTTCATGGCAAAAGGCATCACCTTTGTAGCTGGGCAAGCTATAAATGTTTGTCGGGGTAAAAAGCAAGGTTCTTTTTTCTTTCAGTAACATTTTTTCTTAGTGCAATACTCACTAATCTGACCACTAGAAATTCTTTTTGATTTCCAACCAAGATTTTAACATTCTAAGCCCGTGCATAGGACAGATTTTCCTAAGCTAGTGTGGGCACAAGATATACACACCTAGTATTTATCCAACACCAGACAACTAGAGAATACACAAGCTACctagaagagaaaatgaaaaaaCTAAGGAAGGTTTTACCAAGTTCATATTTTTCCCTTCTCATTCTCAAATCTTACACTCCCtctattccaatttatgtgacactctttcctctttagtcagTCCCAGACAGAATGACACCATTTACagacagccacacaaatatctatggcttgttttagaccacaaattttaaatgtctTTCTTTTAAAACTCTGTGTCAAACACCTTCacgtaaattgggacggagggagcacCAAGTTATATTTTTCCCTTTATCCTAATGACTGTGTAACACTGAGTGTGTAGTAGCAACTCAAACCTATCTTACACCAAACTTTATTCAAGAAAGTAAATTTGAAGGTTTTCCAAAATGTGTTACACAAATTAATGAATACTAGTATATTGTATTGGGATATAGCACAAACaaacaagaatatcaagaaacAAAGATTCATAACAATAAAAACTATACTTTGTAGGATCAAATCCAGCATGAAGTGCCAACTTAAGTTCATTCCCACTAACAAGAACAGCTCCACAACCAAGCCCTCTCAAATGTTCCAAAATCTTGAGATTATTATTAGCCTTAATAGCATAACCAATAATTGAATTCAAACCCTCTAAAGCAGCCTTATAAGCTTCAACATTCCTAGTAATTTGGGGTTTACTATATAAATAAAAGGGTCTTCTTTCCACAGTTTCCATAACATCTTCAACCTTAACATCCTCACAATACAAAAACCCATCTTCAGATTTCTTGAAACAGTGCTGAAACTTTTGAGTTTTTGGCTCAGATGTTGATATAGCTGCCTTTATACTTAAGTTTCTTGAAATGTGCTTTAATGGGAAATTGGGTTTGAAAGATGAGAGCTTTAGTGATGGATTTGAAGGGTATTTTAGGGATTTGGGTAATGATGGAGAGtgtgagacaaggtgtgtagccGCCATGTTTGGAGCAAAGATACACACAGCTTTTGACTGAAAATATAAGGGTTTGCAGACTAGTAGGAGTCTCTCATAGAAATAATGTTTCTAAGTGGAAATATCGTTTTCTTGATCTTTTTTATTAGGTTTAAAGAAGATAGAATATGGTTAACTATACAAAGTGTACAATATCATTAAATGTTAACGTTCTTTATATTTTCAAGTAGGGGCGTTCATGATTTGATAAAAGATCATTACAAATTAAAAATCGAATCAAACCGCTATCTTGATTTTGGTTTGGTTTTATTTCGGAGTTGAATTTCATAAAATCATGTTTGGCCAGAAAAAAATTAGaattcaacttgaagttgaatgaatttttggacatttgaaaaacaccaaaaagttattttcacctttttcacttcaaatcactcacaaaaatttaaaaacaacTTCAATTTGTatttataaccaaacacaactccaattttcaaatatcattttttactttgaaaacaattttttttttttcaatccacATCGATGTAATGAAAGTGAAGGACCCACGACAATGACAGAACGTCCTGAATAATCGACTCGTTTGCCAAGCAGAGCCTCACGAAATCTTCCCTCTTTGCCTTCAATTACATCAGAAAATGATTTGTAAACTTTATTGTGACCGTTCCTCATTGGTTGTCCTCGGATAATGTGGCTAAATAGTCCCTAAATTTGAGAAACAGGCAACATTTGGTTTGGTGtggttttattaaaataaatcGAGGAATAATTAACTTGAACCAATCTGACAAACTATATACACAatttttataataatatatatatatatgcaatatattaaataattttaagtataatttttcatcaaaatattaattttactATTAAATTTATTTCCAAGACTAATGAGCTTTAGGCCTTGAACCCATTTCTTTTACGTAAAATAAGTTGTGTTACAAGTGAAATGATGGAAACTATTTTTCTCTTTCAGTAAAGAGGATTTATTTGGATAAATCATTTTTAGTAATTGAGATAATAacttcaaaaaataattaaatcagAAACATATTTTTCGGAAAAATGTTGTCTATCATACTCAGGGTCAGGGGTACTTAAACCTTGGTCATTAAACCGGTTGCTTTGGGGCCCAATAATTATTTACACCATTATTATTGCTTATGATTAAATGATAAGAAAATTGTTCAAtcaactcttggcaacttgttaCCAATGTACTTACTAAATAAGAAAAAACTAAAAGAACAAACttcaaataaaaatatataaaaaaattattaaagatGTTTAATGTCTCTTATTAAGATTTTGCTTTGGGCCACCTACTTTAGTGAGTTGTCATCTCTGATCATACTAAACTAGTACTCACCAAAAAAGTCCGTTGAGGGATGATAATACAAGTGCAAATACAATCATTTCAAAATAATTTGAACATCATATTCACAATCTATAGAGGAAAATTCTCTAGGTGATATTATCATTTTGAGAGAAAATGAAATATTGGTGAACGACATATAGAAAAGGTCTACGCAGTGAATTgtaagaataacatcaagaatttAAACTATAATTTAACTTTTATGATTTGAGAAATTTATTTTACCATTTTAAATGGGACAGGTTTGGAAAAGGCATTCTCTCTTAAGACAGCATATGATCACTACTAGTCTTCAGGTTGTTTATACTTCAACATTTTGTCCCTTTCAAGATACTAATGTTTATCTTCACTCTGTGGTATGAGTCCTAACTTCTATATAAACTAATCGAAAGGTATAGCAAATAACACAATCCCTAACAAACGAGGTAAACTTGAAGTATTTGTGGAAAACTAGGATAAGAAACAAAATGAAATGTGCTTCTTAGAAGTTGATTAATTCCAATTGCCAAATCATTTTGTCTATTAAGAGAGCGGATTTTTACTTTTTGAGACTAAGAGCCtttttggatgggcttaaaaaagctgtttataagctgaaaacaacttataagtcaaaaaagaagaaggtggtgcagcccaacttattttttttgacttataagctgctttagataagctatgCCAAATgagccaaattatttttttgggcttattttaacacaaaatgacttataagctgatcagtcaaacactcaaaaaaactgaaaacagcttataagcaacttataagtcaatccaaacgggctctaataaTGTTCTAAGTGGTGGAAGTAACTTTTCAGAGGTAAAATCTTCTTACATTGACAACACACAAGTAGAAACTTCTTGTTGCCTTATCAAGATGTGTTGTACGGTTAAGACACAAATGGAATGGAGTCAACAACTTCCTTGCTCTTTCAAATTTTAAAACTTCTTGCTCTATTATTCCTTTCTCTATGAGAATATTCTTGTAGTGctgttctttttttaaaaaaaaaaaaaacataaatttaTGAGAGACTTTGGTGCCAGTTATAAGAGGGAGAAATCATAAAAATCATACATCCACTATTTGATATAATGTAACATTTAGTGATACCCTCTCCACCTGCCAACAAGTTGCAAGCTTGCAATGCCACTTAGTGGAACAGCATAATGTTATATTCATGGATAATTGACTTGAGATGATCTAAGCGGCATAATGGTGGTTTATTAATCATCAATTTAACAAACTTCATCAACGGAGAAGATATTAAAATTGACCCCTTAACTAATTCGAGTATTAAATTGAACAAAATGAAAATAACCAACATCCTCACAACCATATGTATTGATACCAATCTCCCAATAATTCTCAAGCTAAGAATGCATTATAGATTTCAATCATTTAGTTCACATGTAAGTTTTGGAATAATGGAAATTTAATGCTATATACTCCCACATGAACCAAATGTAACATAATAGAGACATGATAATTCATAAGCATTATTCAAACATTTTGGAAATAATTCAAGATTGTATTTACTACGTAACAATTTTACATTGCAGTTTTCGAAAGTTTTGCATGTCTTAGTTTGTTAATACACTATGGTGGAAATTGGAATTACAATATATGTATTGGTGGCATTATTTTAATGGTATCAGTATGACTTGTTATGAGAGTGAGACGACGATATAATTGAGAAGTTGTTTAAATctagtagttgttgttgtatttcaTCGTTGGCTATGAAACATAGTTGCTTGAgttaataaaaagagaaaaaacattGCATGGGTCATCATATGCTTTGTTAGATGTGTTCCCAGTCGCACCTTTTTACGTGCTTAGAAATTACATAAACAGTGCAAATAAGTTGTGTCTTTTTACAGCTAAAATATTTACATTTTGAGGAAAAcaataaaagagaaaaaaaaaattagttcttttttctttttaaaaaaaaaaaacagtcatTGATGACAATGACATTGATAAAGCAACGAAAATGTAAGGCATAGCGTGGGAAGAGTACCTGTGAACATAGTGCTTTGCACTACGCATAAAACACGAAGAAGAAAATAGCTTAGCTGTATATTGACCTATGTGAGGACCTcttcaaataaataaataaactacCATTAATTGCCAAATTCTCTATCCAAATCACCATGTTTAATTCTATCTCCAGAACCAGATTATCATTGATAGGTGTCGGCGCATTTATGATtagaaaaatagaaagaaaaattaTCTCTTGTCCATTAGCTAAGTTATTGGGACAGCAATACTTTCGGAGACTAATAATTCGGTTATATAAGACAACTCCCTCCCTATTTTCTCAAATTGTCCCTGCACTTATGTCACTGGTAATAATACTCTCCATTCTTTTTCTCATTGTTTCTTCTCCCCTAATATTCTTCTAATTTTCCTTCCCTTCATATTTTTCTGGCATGTCACAAAATTAATTGTTACATTCTTCTACATTGGTTGAGAGATTGAACTATTGTGTCATTATATTGTCCAATGTCCATTTTCTTAACGTAATATTAGATACAGACTCATACATTCATAAAAGTGTGT
The sequence above is a segment of the Lycium barbarum isolate Lr01 chromosome 6, ASM1917538v2, whole genome shotgun sequence genome. Coding sequences within it:
- the LOC132599189 gene encoding diaminopimelate decarboxylase 1, chloroplastic-like; amino-acid sequence: MAATHLVSHSPSLPKSLKYPSNPSLKLSSFKPNFPLKHISRNLSIKAAISTSEPKTQKFQHCFKKSEDGFLYCEDVKVEDVMETVERRPFYLYSKPQITRNVEAYKAALEGLNSIIGYAIKANNNLKILEHLRGLGCGAVLVSGNELKLALHAGFDPTKCIFNGNGKLLEDLVLAAQEGVFINIDSEFDLDNIVAAARIAGKKVNVLLRINPDVDPQVHAYVATGNKNSKFGIRNEKLQWFLDAVKAHPQELKLVGAHCHLGSTITKVDIFRDAAVLMVNYIDEIRSQGFEIDYLNIGGGLGIDYYHSGAVLPSPRDLINTVRELVLSRNLNLIIEPGRSLIANTCCLVNRVTGVKTNGTKNFIVIDGSMAELIRPSLYDAYQHIELVSPAPAEATVSKFDIVGPVCESADFLGKDRELPAPSRGTGLVVHDAGAYCMSMASTYNLKMRPPEYWVEEDGSVSKIRHGETFEDHLRFFDAL